A DNA window from Thermodesulfatator atlanticus DSM 21156 contains the following coding sequences:
- the rplL gene encoding 50S ribosomal protein L7/L12, producing the protein MAVTKEEVIEFISNMTVLELAEFIKELEDKFGVSAAAPVAAVAAAPGAAPGAEAAPAEEKTEFDVILAGVTGNKIQVIKEVRAITGLGLKEAKELVESAPKPVKEGVSKEEAEELKKRLEEAGAKVEIK; encoded by the coding sequence ATGGCCGTAACAAAAGAAGAAGTAATCGAATTTATCAGCAACATGACGGTTTTAGAGCTTGCTGAGTTTATCAAAGAACTTGAAGACAAGTTTGGTGTTTCTGCGGCAGCCCCTGTTGCTGCGGTGGCTGCGGCTCCTGGCGCTGCTCCTGGCGCTGAGGCTGCTCCAGCCGAAGAAAAAACCGAATTTGACGTTATTTTGGCTGGTGTTACCGGTAACAAGATTCAGGTTATCAAGGAAGTACGTGCTATCACAGGTCTTGGTTTGAAAGAAGCCAAAGAGCTTGTTGAAAGTGCACCTAAGCCGGTGAAAGAGGGCGTGTCCAAAGAAGAAGCTGAAGAACTCAAAAAACGTCTCGAAGAAGCCGGCGCAAAAGTTGAAATTAAGTAA
- the rplJ gene encoding 50S ribosomal protein L10, which produces MLTRKQKEEIVQKLRKEFEEAPAVFVTTYRAMTAEESNELRKLLREKGARYQVVKNTLLRLASSGTPAEPLQQFIEGPTGVAICKEDPVEVAKVLVEFAKEHECLINRGGVLGGKPLEAASLEALAKVPPREVLMAQLLGLLQAPMAQFVQLLAAVPRNFLYALNAIKEKKAEQA; this is translated from the coding sequence TTGCTAACACGAAAACAAAAAGAAGAGATCGTCCAAAAACTGCGCAAGGAATTTGAAGAAGCACCCGCCGTATTTGTGACCACTTACCGCGCGATGACCGCAGAGGAAAGTAACGAGTTACGCAAGCTTTTGCGGGAAAAGGGTGCGCGCTATCAGGTGGTTAAGAACACTTTGTTGCGTTTGGCCAGCAGTGGGACTCCTGCTGAGCCTTTGCAACAGTTCATTGAAGGGCCAACTGGTGTTGCTATTTGTAAGGAAGATCCCGTAGAAGTTGCTAAGGTGCTGGTTGAATTTGCCAAGGAACACGAGTGCCTAATTAATCGCGGCGGGGTTCTTGGCGGCAAACCTTTAGAAGCAGCTTCGTTAGAGGCCCTTGCTAAAGTACCACCGCGTGAAGTCCTTATGGCGCAGCTTCTTGGGTTGCTCCAGGCACCTATGGCACAGTTTGTCCAGTTGTTGGCAGCGGTGCCACGGAACTTCTTGTATGCTCTTAACGCCATAAAAGAAAAAAAGGCTGAACAGGCCTAA